Part of the Amyelois transitella isolate CPQ chromosome 15, ilAmyTran1.1, whole genome shotgun sequence genome, ATGCATTCCAATGAATAAAGAttcaaactaacaaaaaaCACTAGAATGCCCAGCCATTCGGTAAAGTTGGGTTCAGTTTTATCTTTTTGTGTCATTCTTTATGCGATTTACTATCGTAAAAGTGACGTCGGAGATCAGCGACTGCTGCCGGTAAAAGACCATCTGTTAGATTTAGAGAGTCGTAATCAAGTTGGTATTGGAATTCGACAGCCAAAAGTGGCCCTCGGTTATGGGGCATGCCATGACCTATTTGTTAACGCCACACTATTACTAGACTACAAAGATCTAAGAGGGAGCCCAGaacattttaatgaaatcgCTAATAAGgaagaatttataaaaagtttttcatatttttttaaacatggaGCAGCAGCAGAGTGAGTAATTTTATTgacacataatattttatagttgtttcacataaattttatactcaatatgttttgaataaattacagGAGATTCATGTCCAATTCAAAACTATATGATAATCTAATAGAAGAAGCCTTGAAACTACCAGATACTAGATGGGCCTTAGGAGGCAATGCCCCTCTCATGGCCagaagattttttaaagaaggATGGAAGGTATTATTTGCTGCAAAGATGAGTGAAAAGCTCAAATCATACATTCCAGATGGTATTGAAATAGTTGGTGACTCAGAGGGTGAAGAAGTGAAAGATGACATTCACATGATATTAGAGTACAAAGCTGATGAGAAGTTTGGAGTTTACTCAGCTCCTAGAGCGAACAGATACATCCTGcataatgatgaaaataacCCATTACTAAGTTCCTTGGAGAAATTTGGTGAACAATTACCTAAATTTAGTCCTAATTTACTAGTCATTAGTGGTTTACAAATGATGGATAATTACCCATTTAAGAAAGATGATGTTATAGGTTTGTAGCCAATTTAAAGTCCATTTCAGCTGTATTCCAAAGCAATATTGAAAGATAATAAAGTGTGTTCAGCAGGCCTCTGTGCAACTGGGAATATGCAAACATGAGAGAGAGAATATATACAAGATAAAGTGTCCTGCCCTCAgtgaataatataagtattgtaaaataataaatagtattttataagtaggtaccttatCTCTCATTGAAGACTTGtacaaaaaaactgaaagatttgtaaatttctttgtttaaaactttttcCTTTAACATTCTTGGTTCCTTTAAAGTCTTCCTCCTTGGTTCCTTTTTAATCTCTACAATAATCTTTATTCCAGATTTGAGGGCTGAAAGACTTACATTGGTTAAGGAACAAATATTATCTCAGCCTCTGACGACCCTTGCACACTTTGAGATGGCCAGCTATGTGGATTTAGATCTGCTGCAACACCTCACTACAAAAATTTTGCCACATGTAGATTCTGTAGGGATGAATGAGCAAGAACTTGACAATTTATGCAATGTTTTAGAACATGGCAAAGTAAGTGTGGTAGCAGATTCCAATCCCAGGGTAGCTACCGCTTTGGATCAAATGCGCAAAATCTTTCACCTTGTTAGACAGAAGAACAAAGAGCATGGCAGCAGCAGAAAGTTGACTCGCATCCATGTTCACACATTAGCATATCAAGCTATACTCACTGTGAAAAACTCCCAGTGGAAGAGGACTGAAGCAGCCGCTGCAAAAGCCTCTTTGACGGCCCATAGATATGTTTGTGACAGCCAAAATGTTGAAATAGAGAAAACTAAGCTATTGCTTGATGACAGTTTTTCAACTACTAcagataataataacattagtaGAGTATTTTTTGAGCCAACTAAACCAGTGTCTTGTTGGGATGAAGTTATTGATGAGGTAAATGTAGACTTGTGTGTGGCTCCGGTGTTAATTTGCACAGAAGCACAGTTGACTGCAGGGGCAGGAGATAACATCTCTGCTGCAGGATTAGTGTTACAAGTGGAGAAATGAAGCAATACTTGTGACAGTTTTTATATTTCgatcaatttatataatataaataaatgatttcacTTTATGATAATGTAATGgtaattcaataataaatcataatagAAATTGCAGCTTACAATAATGTgccatttaatttattcagtatttttaGCTTTGTTTTGTTACCTTATAACTATTGCTATAAAAGTTGGATCTTATGTATATTTCACCAGAAAATAACAAGAAccgcaagtttataaaattttctagtATGTTAGAgattaattgaattattttacttcCACGTTTCCATAAATTGATAACCTTACGGAACTTGCGCGCAAAATCATAAGCTATATAATAGCGAAACAACATGATGTTGAATAAGTGACATGTTCCTTCTCTTTCCTCTTCTCCGCGATTGATCACTATGGAGCATAAACAAATCAATTGCTtgtgttttgttattaatgttgctaatgttttgaaactttaaaactatttaatttgttaagtTTACTAAAGTAGAGTCTAAGACTCAAAGTAGACCCTTAATGAGCGACATAACTACCACTGTCAAAATAGAACAATCAGGGCTGTGTGTCATTTgccatatttaaaagaaacttaaaattataagttcATCTGTAATTGGTTGAACTGTTTAGTATCTTAcaaatagaattttataaatttaccatTAGTTgacaaatttgtaaaaatgtgGAGATAAGATAATACTATTCAtctctcttttattttatggacaattatttatttaattcatatttcatGCACTAATCTTCATTCCACTGATCAAAGTTAtctaaacaattttttgtctTATGGTAAACTAGCATTTTTTATGTGCATTTGTTATTACTTTAACGGAAGGAAGTTaaacctacttattttttgaCTTATTGATATTATTGGTGGCGGTATTTGTGGTGTGAACATATTTACTGTTGAGGCTCTTTACATTCCTatgtaattgttttattatttatgatctGAAGTGTTGTTGAAtagatttcaataaaataatcaattaatgatgaatttttattgctttgaAAGTTCTATATCATACGAGCATGCTGGAGTAGTGGtagattaaaacaaaaatttaacaaattgcAGGTATAAGTTTTCCCAAAAATATCATAccttaaatctaataaaatgACATTATACATATCAAAACATTAAAGTATATCaccttaattttatgaatgaaaaaagaaaatacctaTGTAGTATAAACATTTACATCTAGATTCAGTCTTAAGTAAAAAGGGCcctacaatataataattagcCATCACTATCATCAAATTTTATCTTCTTATTCTGTGGTTTTGCCACTGCTTTGTATGGATCATAAAGTCCACTTCTAACAAACCGTTTTGCTGCTTCTATATCAACAGTGGGCCTTTTTTCCCGATCTTTAATTTCCTGCCATTTAACCATGACAGATTTGATTCTCTGCAATTCGTCTTTGATGGGATGTTTCATTGGATCTTCTCCTTGTATTCTTAAATGTACCCAATGCAAAGAGTTTAGGGTGAATGCCAAGAACAGGTCTAGTTCTATTTGAGCGGGAAGAGAAAGTCGATCATACTGTTGTTTTAAGGGTAGAAGTTGATCCAATACCTTCTGAACTTCAatcaaattttctttaaggTTTTCACATTTACCTACAAACTCCTCATCTTTAGCGAGTTCACCATATTCCAAGTCCCAATTCATTTTAGATTATTTGAGACTTATGTCAGATACAGTATAATTCACTATGAGTTACTATAATTTACAAAGTTGATTGTACAAACAGATAACTTTCAGGTAAATCACGATTTAATTACTCGTTTTGTAGTGATTTCATATTTCTAACCTAACTTACCTTTGTCAGTTGCCTTGCTTTTGTTTGTTCCTTTTCTTGTCTTGATCAAAACCTGAAAGCAGTGACAGTGACATATCAGTGCTGACATTGATAGATCATGCTGAATGAGATGCTGGTAgagtagtaaaaaaaaatttttggtgtaatgtaaataacaaaattttacataatttctcaatttacttattatttttgtatcttcAGAAAAGAGGGAAGACACAAAGAGGACTTGCTTTGTGCTATGCATCAGAATGTTTTCCACTGGCTGTAGAATCTGTCTGACAACGGGTGTGCCGTTGATGATCATCGGAGGCTACCTAAGGTTGGTGTATGAGAAGATCACCAGTACCGTAGTAAGTACAACTGAACTCAGAGAAGTACAACCATTAACGGCGGCTCATTATATTGGCTGAGAATATGATAATTACTTACATTCgtttcgcatttattaaaactaaaaattttggTGATAAGTTGAGAGTAAccaaataagttaaaaatgtCAGAACCAGATATGTACTAAcggaaaaaaacattttttactttacaaaCACGTTTCTAATATTTCAGCTTGACACAGCTAACCCGAGGCGTGTAGCAGTGTGTTTTGAATGCTACCATGAGCTTGATAACTGCCACGAATTGATATTAACAGCTGCCAGAGCAGAGAATTTGCTCAAACTTATAATGGATAGACTTTCTGAGGTAATATGAATGTTATTAGTGTACTGAAGCCATGTACTGTACTTTTAGCATACTGAAGAGCATCAGTGGtcaaatcggtaaggtgcccggttaaaatgcatgATACTCACAAAGGCACAGGTTAGAATCCTATCAATCAAAAATAGCCATataaatgactatttttaaagttacaaatattagtttgaatactaaccaatgcttTTCAGTGAGGTAAAACATCATGAAGacacctgcacattcagagtggtgaggatgcaaacTGGACTAATGCTAGAAGGATGATTAGTGTACTGAAGCCCAGAAGCTGTTGGCTACCAGTGTAAGTGCAACATGAGCACTGCAAAGATGAGATACCAGACTTTTTTAATGGGATTGAGTTGGGCTTGATTGGAGCATTATCTTTGTATTTCGAAGACATATTTGGAAATGAGAAaaagtacaataaaattacataggaTAATGATGACATCTGCAGAAGTTATTTACCTGTGTTGCAGATGTCAACACCCAACTCgagaaaacatttatataatgtgtTTCCTTAATCTTAGCacctaattaattttattacaataaaaaaggaaagaaaaaGGTTTGATGTTTACTTTATTGTGTGCAAGTGTGTTTTGTGGGGCTTGTATGTGTGAGTGTAAGTAAAGAGAGAAACAATGTAAGGTGAATATTGTGGATTTGAAACATCTGTTCACGGggatatttaatataatgtaagACTTTCCATATTATTGTGATAATTGCATGAGCCATTCAATGCATGTAACCTTACCTTGTATGATGTAAGGGGATATATAATaagttgttttttaaaaatattataaatacctatacctACAAAGTATTGTATTGAATATATTGAGCAGGTAAGGTAGACTTTGTCTGTCATAGGGTAGTTGTGAATGTTTATATAGAACAGTTTGAAGAATGTTAACCTGTCAAATCGTAAGTTCTCTGCATAACAAATATAGTTAATTTGTAGGAAAGCAAACTGGATTTTTGGGAATTACTTTAAGAAGAGCTCTCTAAGATCTCTCTAGCTTGAACATGTGGGTTTAAGCAGAACTACCCCAGGTTACGATTTCATATGACAGACTAGACTGAGCAAGGgcataaaagtaattttcattttgaagAAATAACAGTTTCAGCATGCTCTTGTACATCGTACCATTCACGTCcattgacgagtaactcattgtAATCAGCATaggttataattttacaattaggCAAAGACATTTGGCAGAGGTTGTTCACATATATGAGAAATAAGGTAGGTCCTAGCACACTACCTTGGGGAACTCCATAATTCACAGACTTCTTTGCTTGTGATTCCGTCTAAAATGACATAATGGAAACGGTTATTGAGATAACTTCGAAATATGTCCAGTGCAACCCCACTTATACACATACACTTAAGTTTATTAAGTAGGATCAGAACAACTACAGTATCAAAAGCCTTAGTAAAGTCTAAATATATAccaatctttttctttttttcagtttACTATCATCCTGTATAGATCTATATTAAGAAATATTGTCTTTGTCACCACTCCCGAATATGGGTTGAACAATGGCtttcttacataaatacacTAGGGAAAACTCCTGAAACAAGtgccaaattaaaaatgtgattcaaaataataagtgaataatatttacacgattttattattagccaAGATGATTTATTACACCTACATGCATTAAATCACGCGTTTCCTGGGAGGGGTAGGCacagaccacatcttt contains:
- the LOC106139697 gene encoding ADP-dependent glucokinase, with amino-acid sequence MPSHSVKLGSVLSFCVILYAIYYRKSDVGDQRLLPVKDHLLDLESRNQVGIGIRQPKVALGYGACHDLFVNATLLLDYKDLRGSPEHFNEIANKEEFIKSFSYFFKHGAAAERFMSNSKLYDNLIEEALKLPDTRWALGGNAPLMARRFFKEGWKVLFAAKMSEKLKSYIPDGIEIVGDSEGEEVKDDIHMILEYKADEKFGVYSAPRANRYILHNDENNPLLSSLEKFGEQLPKFSPNLLVISGLQMMDNYPFKKDDVIDLRAERLTLVKEQILSQPLTTLAHFEMASYVDLDLLQHLTTKILPHVDSVGMNEQELDNLCNVLEHGKVSVVADSNPRVATALDQMRKIFHLVRQKNKEHGSSRKLTRIHVHTLAYQAILTVKNSQWKRTEAAAAKASLTAHRYVCDSQNVEIEKTKLLLDDSFSTTTDNNNISRVFFEPTKPVSCWDEVIDEVNVDLCVAPVLICTEAQLTAGAGDNISAAGLVLQVEK